A single window of Oncorhynchus keta strain PuntledgeMale-10-30-2019 chromosome 34, Oket_V2, whole genome shotgun sequence DNA harbors:
- the LOC118367930 gene encoding protein S100-A1-like, which translates to MPSELERSMESLIMVFHRYAEKDGDGNTLSKKELKELMKTELASFLKSQKDPATIDKIMKDLDQNGDGKVSFEEFVSLVVGLSIACEQLYQLHTQKVAAKK; encoded by the exons ATGCCATCTGAGTTGGAGCGTTCCATGGAGTCCCTGATCATGGTGTTCCATCGCTATGCTGAAAAGGATGGTGACGGCAACACACTGAGCAAGAAGGAGCTCAAAGAGCTGATGAAGACAGAACTGGCCAGCTTCCTGAAG tCCCAGAAGGACCCAGCCACTATAGACAAGATCATGAAGGATCTGGACCAGAATGGTGATGGGAAGGTGAGCTTTGAGGAGTTTGTCTCTCTGGTGGTGGGCCTCTCCATCGCCTGTGAACAGCTCTACCAGCTCCACACCCAAAAGGTTGCTGCCAAGAAGTGA
- the LOC118367928 gene encoding protein S100-A1-like has protein sequence MLSQLERSMQSLITVFHRYADKDGDCNTLSKKDLNELMQSELASFLKSQKDPAAIDKIMKNLDQNGDGMVNFEEFVSLVVGLSIACEQIYQLHIMKASAKK, from the exons ATGCTGTCTCAGTTGGAGAGATCCATGCAGTCCCTGATCACGGTGTTCCATCGCTATGCCGACAAGGACGGTGACTGTAACACACTGAGCAAGAAGGATCTGAATGAACTCATGCAGTCAGAACTGGCCAGCTTCCTGAAG tccCAGAAGGACCCAGCCGCCATAGACAAGATCATGAAGAATCTGGACCAGAATGGTGATGGGATGGTAAACTTTGAGGAGTTTGTCTCCCTGGTGGTGGGCCTCTCCATCGCCTGTGAACAGATCTACCAGCTCCACATCATGAAGGCTTCTGCCAAGAAGTGA